Proteins encoded by one window of Anaerohalosphaeraceae bacterium:
- a CDS encoding LamG-like jellyroll fold domain-containing protein, which translates to MKTARYISSLILTGLLCGIGFGAQSYLDARGGASGNTVNALTGSPTDWWVSSPSQDNLWGRRTGFANNPSFTLGGDSDILESSGTGSGRENSPMIKTTISGLQPEMYYNLWVVYWSANGQNWCVRAGLTSSNLPLYDFTGAAGATAGTRTGKTEGDRNELTAYLGYKAAGADGKLSVFIDDKPSDASQGAWYDRSWYDGILYEVYNVPFAPSPADGAVNVPTSTAVLSFTPMRDPNHLNQENPKILLHRVYFDDDPNLADADDLLATVPAGQSQTQMPTLQPNKTYYWRVDELLDDNSVVTGVVWSFQTVKTMPDFNPPIGYQPVNTAVFVGEDAVLTAAAGVGSFTYQWYKGASGDTSQPLSDEPGHISGANSSQLTITAAAADEGLYWCRASNELGSANSDAASIAVKRLVARWTMNQSDYQGGQYLDASGEGHAAVPNGAPAFLEGADGQAFGAVQVNSENGFADAGTWNPSAYTGQITVSLWARWNGQTEPASWQGLLAKRASFAADGMMWQLEVDQTNNNVVYKNGSNTAISSGPLPIGQWAHVAVVFDGTTATLYRNGQRVSSGAVPFSSGTSAPLVIGASEKSTAGVFSWPFSGGLDDVRIYNYALEPAAIAQLYLDVVPGVSICVDNPEMDLSGPQGQPDCKVNLYDLAEVARQWLVCNLIPASACD; encoded by the coding sequence ATGAAAACGGCAAGGTATATAAGCAGTTTGATTTTAACCGGGCTGTTGTGCGGCATAGGGTTTGGGGCGCAGAGTTATCTGGATGCCCGGGGCGGAGCGAGCGGCAATACGGTCAATGCGCTGACAGGCAGTCCGACGGACTGGTGGGTCTCCTCGCCTTCGCAGGATAACCTGTGGGGCCGGCGGACGGGATTTGCAAACAATCCGAGTTTTACGCTGGGCGGGGACAGCGATATTCTCGAATCGAGCGGAACCGGCAGCGGACGGGAAAACAGCCCGATGATCAAGACGACGATTTCAGGTCTGCAGCCGGAGATGTATTACAACCTGTGGGTGGTGTACTGGTCGGCCAACGGACAGAACTGGTGTGTTCGGGCGGGTCTGACTTCGTCGAATCTGCCGCTGTATGACTTTACCGGTGCGGCGGGAGCAACAGCCGGTACTCGCACAGGTAAAACGGAAGGAGACCGCAATGAACTGACGGCCTATCTGGGCTACAAAGCCGCCGGTGCGGACGGAAAACTGTCGGTGTTTATCGATGACAAACCGTCGGATGCCTCCCAGGGCGCCTGGTATGACCGCAGCTGGTATGACGGAATCCTTTATGAGGTGTACAATGTGCCGTTTGCTCCGTCGCCGGCGGACGGGGCGGTGAATGTGCCGACCTCGACGGCGGTGCTGTCTTTTACACCCATGCGGGACCCGAATCATCTGAATCAGGAGAACCCCAAGATTCTGCTGCACAGGGTTTATTTTGATGATGACCCGAATCTGGCGGACGCAGACGATTTGCTGGCGACCGTGCCGGCAGGGCAGAGCCAGACGCAGATGCCGACTCTGCAGCCGAATAAGACGTATTACTGGCGGGTGGATGAGCTGTTGGATGACAACAGTGTGGTGACGGGTGTTGTCTGGTCATTTCAGACGGTCAAGACTATGCCTGATTTTAATCCGCCCATTGGGTATCAGCCGGTTAATACGGCGGTCTTTGTCGGAGAGGATGCCGTGCTGACGGCGGCGGCGGGCGTCGGCAGCTTTACGTATCAGTGGTACAAAGGCGCTTCCGGGGATACGAGTCAGCCGCTGTCCGATGAGCCCGGGCATATTTCCGGAGCGAACAGTTCCCAATTGACGATTACCGCAGCGGCGGCGGATGAAGGGCTGTATTGGTGCCGGGCGAGCAATGAGCTGGGTTCTGCGAATTCCGATGCCGCGAGCATTGCCGTCAAGCGGCTGGTCGCTCGGTGGACGATGAATCAGTCGGACTATCAGGGCGGTCAGTATCTGGATGCAAGCGGAGAAGGGCATGCGGCGGTTCCGAACGGAGCCCCGGCGTTTCTGGAGGGTGCGGACGGCCAGGCCTTTGGGGCGGTTCAGGTGAATTCGGAAAACGGGTTTGCCGATGCAGGAACATGGAATCCTTCCGCTTACACCGGGCAGATAACGGTTTCGCTGTGGGCTCGATGGAACGGGCAGACGGAACCGGCCAGCTGGCAGGGACTCCTTGCCAAGCGGGCTTCATTTGCGGCGGACGGAATGATGTGGCAGCTTGAGGTGGACCAGACGAACAACAACGTGGTATACAAAAACGGCAGCAACACGGCGATATCCTCAGGGCCGCTGCCGATTGGACAGTGGGCGCATGTGGCGGTGGTATTTGACGGGACGACGGCAACACTGTACCGCAACGGACAGCGGGTCAGCAGCGGAGCGGTTCCGTTCAGCAGCGGCACATCAGCTCCCCTGGTTATCGGAGCTTCGGAGAAAAGTACGGCGGGAGTTTTCAGCTGGCCGTTCTCGGGCGGGCTGGATGATGTGCGGATTTACAATTATGCCCTCGAACCGGCGGCGATTGCCCAGTTGTACCTGGATGTTGTGCCGGGTGTGTCCATTTGTGTGGACAACCCGGAGATGGATTTGAGCGGTCCGCAGGGACAGCCGGACTGCAAAGTCAATTTGTATGACCTGGCGGAAGTGGCACGGCAGTGGCTGGTCTGCAATCTGATACCGGCGTCTGCGTGTGATTAA
- a CDS encoding LamG-like jellyroll fold domain-containing protein yields MMKTAGWVWIFLLGVSVCSFAGPLVVLNDNGGWCWYQDERVIVQGRKLIVGSIANAAGAGGTARHGDIEVVSYDLDSGSMVRVTLHDNLEADDHDVPAFLELPDGRLLAVYTKHLTDRLIRYRISVNPYDATLWGSYLTLTRGASTSYSNLFRLADENNGNGRIYNFYRGENFNPNFLVSNDNGQTWSYGGWLLRKDGQRPYVKYASNNLDRVFLVCSNAHPREYYNSGLGGTSIFAGYVYQGGLYRLDGVKVRDITTTDAAAPETLTLVFPGSWTQRAWPTDIHLDADGRPVMIFSVQVASSGTFDGSDLRYFYARWDGSQMRTYPLAYAGSALYSAENDYAGLAAIHPEQPNVVYISTNAHPVTGAPLISGADGKRHYEIFRGTTADGGETWTWEYITKNSTVDNLRPIIPIGGPGTILLWMRGTYSTYTNYNTQVVAMFDPEPILPYEPEILEHPKPVSAPTGGKAVFEVKAAGLEPFTYRWYKVNPSGSNVLVGEGSPKLVLEGLGPTDYGRYYCVVSNSAGSATSSSAMLMKADLLAYWPLDGSYQDVSGNGYHAVGVGSPAFTSGYQGQCISLNGSSYLNCTNSADLTLAGGGTISVWVRTPALSTAWASVIGKGRYSWRLCRNNATNFISFHFNSPNYEFQANGDIPVVDGRWHHLAATYDGQVIRLYVDGQLDASAVTPEPVNERTDPVFIGNRSDAARYWTGQIDEVRIYSFAMRPEEIRLLYEEGRACYRIEPFDFDRNCRTDIADLAVLGGQWLDSGWEGDVCVNRPEADWTGASGEPDCAVDLYEFAELASDWLSCTMVPSSNCL; encoded by the coding sequence ATGATGAAAACGGCTGGATGGGTTTGGATTTTTCTGCTTGGAGTGAGTGTTTGTTCGTTTGCCGGACCGCTGGTTGTGCTGAATGACAACGGCGGGTGGTGCTGGTATCAGGATGAGCGGGTAATTGTGCAGGGCCGCAAACTGATTGTCGGTTCGATTGCCAACGCGGCCGGCGCCGGCGGCACTGCCCGCCACGGAGACATTGAGGTGGTCTCCTATGACCTGGACAGCGGCTCAATGGTTCGGGTGACCCTGCATGACAATCTGGAGGCTGATGACCATGATGTGCCGGCCTTTCTGGAATTGCCGGACGGACGTCTTTTGGCGGTGTACACCAAACATCTGACGGACCGGCTGATTCGTTATCGGATCAGCGTCAATCCGTATGATGCCACGCTATGGGGCTCTTATCTTACTCTGACGCGCGGAGCCAGCACCTCCTATTCCAACCTGTTCCGGCTGGCCGATGAAAATAACGGAAACGGCCGAATTTACAATTTTTACCGCGGGGAAAATTTCAACCCCAATTTTCTTGTTTCAAATGATAACGGGCAGACCTGGTCCTACGGCGGCTGGCTGCTTCGAAAAGACGGACAGCGGCCGTATGTCAAGTATGCCTCCAATAACCTCGACAGGGTTTTTCTGGTTTGCTCGAATGCCCATCCGCGGGAGTATTACAACAGCGGCCTTGGGGGAACGAGCATTTTTGCCGGTTATGTCTATCAGGGCGGGCTGTATCGGCTGGACGGGGTCAAAGTGCGGGATATCACCACGACGGATGCGGCGGCGCCGGAGACGCTGACGCTGGTCTTCCCGGGAAGCTGGACCCAGCGGGCCTGGCCGACGGATATTCATCTGGATGCGGACGGCAGGCCGGTGATGATTTTCTCCGTGCAGGTGGCTTCCAGCGGAACCTTTGACGGCAGTGATTTGCGGTATTTTTATGCCCGCTGGGACGGCAGCCAGATGCGGACCTATCCGCTGGCCTATGCAGGCAGTGCGCTGTATTCGGCGGAGAACGATTATGCAGGACTGGCGGCGATTCATCCGGAGCAGCCGAATGTAGTGTATATTTCGACCAATGCCCATCCGGTGACGGGCGCTCCGCTGATCAGCGGGGCGGACGGGAAACGCCATTATGAGATTTTCCGCGGCACCACAGCCGACGGCGGAGAGACCTGGACCTGGGAGTATATCACAAAGAACTCGACCGTGGATAATCTTCGTCCGATTATTCCCATCGGCGGGCCCGGCACGATTCTGCTCTGGATGCGGGGGACTTATTCAACCTATACGAATTATAACACGCAGGTGGTTGCCATGTTTGATCCGGAGCCGATTTTGCCCTACGAGCCGGAGATTCTGGAACATCCAAAGCCGGTCAGCGCACCGACAGGAGGGAAAGCGGTTTTTGAAGTGAAAGCGGCGGGACTGGAGCCGTTTACGTACCGCTGGTATAAAGTCAATCCATCCGGTTCGAATGTTTTGGTTGGAGAAGGTTCGCCGAAGCTTGTTCTGGAGGGTCTTGGTCCGACGGATTATGGACGCTACTATTGTGTGGTGTCGAATTCGGCCGGGTCGGCGACTTCTTCTTCGGCGATGCTGATGAAGGCGGACTTGCTGGCGTATTGGCCGCTGGACGGTTCCTATCAGGATGTCAGCGGAAACGGTTATCATGCCGTTGGAGTGGGGAGCCCTGCCTTCACGAGCGGCTACCAGGGGCAGTGCATTTCTCTAAACGGAAGCAGTTATCTGAACTGCACAAACAGTGCCGATTTGACGCTGGCCGGCGGCGGCACAATTTCGGTTTGGGTCAGGACCCCTGCGCTGAGCACCGCCTGGGCTTCTGTAATCGGCAAAGGCCGTTATTCCTGGCGTCTGTGTCGAAACAATGCGACCAACTTTATTTCCTTCCATTTCAATTCTCCCAATTATGAATTTCAGGCCAATGGGGATATTCCGGTGGTGGACGGGCGATGGCATCATCTGGCGGCAACCTATGACGGTCAGGTCATTCGGCTTTATGTGGACGGACAACTGGATGCTTCCGCTGTGACCCCCGAGCCGGTCAATGAGCGGACGGACCCGGTATTTATCGGGAATCGGTCAGATGCGGCCCGATACTGGACGGGACAGATTGATGAGGTGCGGATTTACAGTTTTGCGATGAGGCCCGAGGAAATCAGGCTGCTGTATGAGGAAGGGCGGGCCTGTTATCGGATTGAACCGTTTGATTTCGACCGGAACTGCCGAACGGATATAGCGGATTTGGCGGTTTTGGGAGGACAATGGCTGGACAGCGGCTGGGAGGGGGATGTGTGTGTGAACCGGCCGGAGGCGGATTGGACGGGAGCTTCGGGTGAGCCGGATTGTGCTGTGGATTTGTATGAGTTTGCGGAACTGGCATCGGACTGGCTGTCCTGCACAATGGTTCCGTCTTCGAATTGTCTGTGA